The Aureitalea marina genome includes a window with the following:
- a CDS encoding 2TM domain-containing protein encodes MEDPQEERYERAKKRVDEIKGFYTHLVVYIIINIFIILAQIGVFSQGWYGLEFPGWAVFTTPFFWGIGLFFHGLNVFTKNFSFFKRWEDRKIKEYMDKEDEGYKRTSRWE; translated from the coding sequence ATGGAAGATCCACAAGAAGAAAGATATGAACGTGCCAAAAAGCGCGTAGATGAGATCAAAGGCTTTTATACTCACTTGGTTGTCTATATCATAATTAACATCTTTATCATCCTTGCACAGATCGGGGTGTTTAGCCAAGGCTGGTATGGCCTGGAGTTCCCGGGATGGGCTGTATTTACCACACCTTTTTTCTGGGGAATTGGGTTGTTCTTTCACGGACTAAATGTCTTTACTAAGAACTTCAGTTTCTTCAAGAGATGGGAAGATCGCAAGATCAAAGAATACATGGACAAGGAGGATGAGGGTTACAAGCGAACCTCCCGCTGGGAATAA